In the genome of Nonlabens sp. MB-3u-79, one region contains:
- a CDS encoding OsmC family protein, with product MNKQFRFEVSTQWKKGDYKNSKTHLSKIAGKPDLNISAAKEFKGQEDQYNPEDLLLSALSSCHMMSYFYVCQQQGIEIVDYKDKAVGTLELRPDFSGGFTKVQLNPVVTISNASQERQSIDLHRKAHELCFIANSVNFEISIVPIVSIKS from the coding sequence ATGAATAAGCAATTTCGTTTTGAAGTCTCTACTCAGTGGAAAAAAGGCGACTATAAAAACTCCAAAACACATCTTTCTAAAATTGCTGGAAAACCAGATTTGAATATTTCTGCAGCAAAGGAGTTTAAAGGTCAGGAAGACCAATACAATCCTGAAGATTTATTATTAAGTGCGCTATCCTCTTGCCATATGATGTCTTATTTTTATGTATGCCAGCAACAGGGAATTGAGATTGTAGATTACAAGGATAAGGCTGTAGGAACGCTAGAGCTTCGCCCTGACTTCAGTGGTGGTTTTACCAAAGTACAATTGAACCCTGTGGTCACTATTTCAAATGCTTCCCAAGAAAGACAGTCTATAGATTTGCATAGAAAGGCACACGAGCTTTGTTTTATAGCCAATTCTGTGAATTTTGAGATTTCTATTGTTCCAATTGTCTCGATTAAAAGTTAA
- a CDS encoding YHYH protein, with protein sequence MNLLKNKSIFKSLTIVAIASCLFISCDSDDDSGGTTDGDGSGTVILHAAFADFDLNNVTAMVSGTNFVIETNGLPNHTSPYWSNTNTRTITGPMGNTMTTGPAAVDHPLYIDPTVTSSANMAPGNIDDFNGSYSLTVPASPALASNSSATGLGAIGIAVSGSVIYNDEEGPNIPLDGAVGSLDYTAAHTGPQSYHYHLEPKAFSNDDTALIGIISDGFFIYGRKCNFTGTYPTDLDVSGGHTSTTQHTTTAEYHYHIQNELYLSQYYIIFPGNYQGTPHNIQ encoded by the coding sequence ATGAATTTACTAAAAAACAAATCAATCTTTAAATCGCTAACAATTGTAGCCATTGCTTCTTGCTTATTTATAAGCTGTGACTCTGATGACGATTCAGGAGGTACCACAGATGGTGATGGATCTGGAACTGTGATACTACACGCTGCTTTTGCTGATTTTGATCTAAACAATGTAACTGCGATGGTTAGCGGTACAAACTTTGTTATTGAGACTAACGGTTTACCTAATCATACTTCTCCTTATTGGTCCAATACCAACACGAGAACAATTACCGGACCTATGGGAAACACCATGACTACAGGTCCAGCAGCTGTTGACCATCCTTTATATATAGATCCTACGGTTACTTCTAGTGCAAATATGGCACCAGGAAATATTGATGATTTTAATGGTTCTTATTCCTTAACTGTTCCTGCTTCTCCAGCATTAGCTTCTAACTCTTCTGCAACTGGATTAGGTGCTATAGGAATTGCGGTAAGTGGTTCAGTTATTTATAATGATGAAGAAGGTCCTAACATACCTCTTGATGGCGCTGTTGGTTCTTTAGATTATACTGCTGCACATACAGGTCCACAGAGTTACCATTATCACTTAGAACCTAAAGCGTTTTCAAATGATGATACTGCTCTGATCGGAATTATTTCTGACGGTTTCTTTATCTATGGTAGAAAATGTAACTTTACAGGAACTTATCCTACAGATCTTGATGTCTCCGGAGGTCATACTTCTACAACGCAGCATACAACGACTGCTGAGTATCACTATCATATTCAAAATGAATTGTACCTAAGTCAGTATTACATCATATTCCCTGGAAATTATCAAGGCACGCCTCATAACATACAGTAG
- a CDS encoding toxin-antitoxin system YwqK family antitoxin — MTKSFTTKEMVEVEKAQLDLKPNEGLVYYKNEPFTGFSMRYYTETKVAEKIAYLNGKRHGLFQKWFSDGVLSFESQYKTGIQHGITTSWWNNENKRSQNNYENGVAQGKQIQWYINGAIFKEIQLVDGREQGMQKSYRQNGKLYNNYEAKNGRIFGLKRAILCFSLENQSVVSDTL, encoded by the coding sequence TTGACTAAATCTTTTACAACAAAAGAAATGGTCGAAGTAGAGAAAGCACAGCTAGATTTAAAACCTAATGAAGGACTCGTGTACTATAAAAACGAGCCCTTTACTGGTTTTTCCATGCGTTATTATACAGAGACTAAAGTTGCTGAAAAGATTGCCTATTTAAACGGCAAACGTCATGGTCTTTTTCAAAAATGGTTTTCTGATGGAGTTTTGAGTTTTGAATCCCAATATAAAACAGGAATACAACATGGGATCACTACCTCATGGTGGAATAATGAAAATAAACGTTCGCAAAACAACTATGAAAATGGCGTGGCACAAGGGAAACAAATTCAGTGGTACATTAATGGAGCGATTTTTAAAGAAATTCAACTGGTTGATGGACGGGAGCAGGGCATGCAAAAGTCCTACCGTCAGAATGGTAAATTATACAATAACTATGAAGCAAAAAATGGCAGAATATTTGGTCTTAAAAGAGCCATACTTTGCTTTAGTCTCGAGAATCAGTCTGTGGTGTCTGATACTTTGTAG
- a CDS encoding SCO family protein produces the protein MAEYLVLKEPYFALVSRISLWCLILCSALFASSCKTEKKQAVAKAQNEVTSRVEALPYYGEATFTPHWFSSDSDSLKNFHKIPDFELTNQNGELITNATFENKIYITDFFFTVCPGICPKMTENMTRIQEEFIENDEVLLLSHSVTPDYDTPEVLQKYAKRKKVNPKKWHLVTGDKELIYDLGRNQYFVEEDLGITKDVNDFLHTENFILIDQNKHIRGIYNGLNKASIGQLILDVRTLQAE, from the coding sequence ATGGCAGAATATTTGGTCTTAAAAGAGCCATACTTTGCTTTAGTCTCGAGAATCAGTCTGTGGTGTCTGATACTTTGTAGTGCTCTTTTTGCGTCTAGTTGCAAGACAGAAAAAAAGCAAGCTGTTGCCAAAGCCCAAAACGAAGTTACCAGTAGAGTAGAAGCTTTACCTTATTATGGAGAGGCTACTTTTACGCCGCATTGGTTTTCTAGCGATAGCGATTCTTTAAAAAATTTCCATAAGATTCCAGATTTTGAGTTGACCAATCAAAATGGCGAGTTGATTACCAATGCTACTTTTGAGAATAAAATCTACATCACCGATTTCTTTTTTACAGTCTGCCCAGGCATCTGTCCCAAAATGACAGAAAACATGACTCGCATTCAAGAGGAGTTTATAGAAAATGATGAGGTCCTGTTGCTATCTCATTCAGTAACTCCTGATTATGACACTCCTGAGGTGTTACAGAAGTACGCGAAAAGAAAGAAAGTTAATCCCAAAAAATGGCATCTGGTGACTGGCGATAAAGAGTTGATTTACGATCTAGGTAGGAACCAATATTTTGTAGAAGAAGATTTAGGAATCACCAAAGATGTCAACGACTTTTTACACACAGAGAACTTTATTTTAATAGATCAAAACAAACACATACGTGGGATTTATAATGGATTGAATAAAGCTTCTATAGGTCAGTTGATTCTAGATGTAAGGACGTTGCAAGCAGAGTAA
- a CDS encoding MarC family protein, whose translation MNELATFAITVFTGFFAIMNPISNMPIFLTLTEGADKEAKQRINLKAVLVAFIIVTVFVLLGNYIFDLFGITIPAFKITGGILIFFVGFEMLQSKKSNIKHLKTVNIDENIAISPLAIPILAGPGTIVTATNFVANTTSYINIAVIILVFALMCLLNYIAFTLSDIIAKKIGDNVISVIGKLMGLIIAIIGTNMIIQGLKLSFDVFN comes from the coding sequence ATGAATGAATTAGCAACTTTTGCAATAACCGTATTCACAGGCTTTTTTGCCATTATGAATCCGATTTCTAACATGCCTATATTTTTGACATTAACAGAAGGCGCAGATAAAGAGGCAAAACAAAGAATCAATCTTAAAGCTGTATTGGTTGCTTTTATTATAGTTACCGTATTTGTGTTGCTTGGTAATTATATCTTTGACTTATTTGGCATCACCATACCTGCTTTTAAAATTACCGGGGGGATATTAATCTTCTTTGTTGGGTTTGAAATGTTACAGTCTAAAAAATCAAACATCAAGCATCTAAAAACGGTCAATATTGATGAGAATATTGCGATCTCTCCACTGGCGATTCCAATTTTAGCTGGTCCAGGAACTATCGTAACGGCAACTAACTTTGTTGCCAATACAACCTCTTATATCAATATAGCCGTGATTATCTTAGTTTTTGCGCTGATGTGTTTACTCAACTACATTGCATTTACATTAAGCGACATCATTGCAAAAAAGATAGGAGACAATGTTATTTCAGTAATCGGAAAGTTAATGGGATTGATCATTGCGATTATAGGAACCAACATGATTATACAAGGACTTAAATTATCCTTTGATGTTTTCAATTAA
- a CDS encoding M1 family metallopeptidase, whose translation MKKLFFLAITCLFTLSSCDQPKEKMTAKTYTEESHSYAQPNEAVITHLDLDIDVDFEAQIISGTATYDIVNNAASQIILDSKFLNIKEVTADGKITKFQLGKMDKTLGQPLIIDIQEDTQKIAVIYNTTAQTEALQWLTAQQTADKTNPFLFTQGQAILTRTWIPIQDSPQIRITYNATVKVPSDLMAVMSAENPKEKTADGIYHFKMEQPIPAYLIALAIGDIEYKAISDRTGVYAEKSMLDKVHEEFSDMERMVVAAENLYGAYDWEQFDVIVLPPSFPFGGMENPRLTFATPTVIAGDKSLTSLVAHELAHSWSGNLVTNATWNDFWLNEGFTVYFETRIMEALYGKERANMLALIGRQDLEDALESMKDSPNDTKLKLDLKGRNPDDGMNSIAYDKGYLFLRTLEEKVGRDKMDAFLKSYFKKNAFSTTNTEDFVTYLNANLLEKNNISFNTEEWIYQPGIPDNAAVIQSDAFSNVEKTLQTFIDTNNIDVAATSQWTPQEWVHFVRNFPEDITIEQMQELDNRFDFTVSTNSYINMVWYEQSILHGYHGNNVDSKIAEFLNTVGRRWYVTTLFKAFKKANRTEEAIAIYKTARPNYHSVTANTVDELLGVGSK comes from the coding sequence ATGAAAAAGCTATTCTTCCTAGCCATAACTTGCCTGTTTACACTAAGCAGTTGCGACCAACCTAAAGAGAAAATGACTGCCAAAACCTACACCGAAGAGTCACATTCCTATGCACAACCTAACGAAGCGGTAATAACACACTTGGATTTAGATATTGATGTGGACTTTGAGGCACAAATCATTAGTGGAACAGCTACTTATGATATTGTCAACAATGCAGCATCACAAATTATTCTAGACAGTAAGTTTTTAAACATCAAAGAAGTGACTGCAGACGGAAAAATCACCAAATTTCAATTGGGTAAAATGGATAAAACATTAGGGCAGCCTTTGATCATTGATATTCAAGAAGACACTCAAAAAATAGCGGTAATTTATAACACAACAGCTCAAACAGAAGCTTTACAATGGTTAACTGCGCAACAAACAGCCGATAAAACAAATCCGTTTCTTTTTACACAAGGTCAAGCGATCTTAACACGCACTTGGATTCCTATTCAGGACAGTCCGCAAATACGTATTACTTATAACGCGACGGTAAAAGTACCATCAGACCTTATGGCAGTAATGAGTGCTGAGAATCCAAAAGAAAAAACAGCAGATGGCATCTATCATTTTAAAATGGAACAACCTATTCCAGCCTATTTGATTGCGCTTGCCATAGGAGATATAGAATACAAAGCCATAAGCGATAGAACTGGCGTATATGCAGAGAAATCGATGCTAGACAAAGTGCATGAAGAATTTTCAGATATGGAAAGAATGGTTGTTGCTGCAGAGAATTTATACGGTGCTTACGATTGGGAGCAGTTTGATGTAATTGTATTGCCACCAAGTTTCCCTTTTGGCGGAATGGAGAATCCGCGATTGACATTTGCTACTCCTACGGTTATTGCAGGTGATAAAAGTTTGACCTCGCTGGTAGCTCATGAGTTGGCGCATTCTTGGTCTGGTAATTTAGTGACTAATGCGACTTGGAACGACTTCTGGCTCAATGAAGGATTTACGGTGTATTTTGAAACTCGAATCATGGAAGCGCTCTATGGCAAAGAACGTGCTAATATGTTAGCATTGATAGGCCGACAGGATTTAGAGGACGCATTGGAATCTATGAAAGACAGCCCTAATGACACCAAATTAAAACTCGACTTAAAAGGTAGAAATCCAGATGATGGAATGAACAGCATCGCTTACGATAAAGGCTATTTATTTTTAAGAACGCTGGAAGAAAAAGTAGGTCGCGATAAAATGGATGCCTTTTTAAAGTCCTATTTTAAGAAGAATGCCTTTTCTACAACCAACACAGAGGATTTTGTTACCTATCTCAACGCCAATTTATTAGAAAAGAACAACATCTCTTTCAATACCGAAGAATGGATTTACCAGCCGGGTATTCCCGATAATGCTGCCGTTATCCAGTCCGATGCGTTTTCTAATGTGGAGAAGACTTTGCAAACCTTTATAGACACCAACAACATTGATGTGGCTGCAACCAGTCAATGGACCCCACAAGAATGGGTTCATTTTGTTCGTAATTTCCCTGAGGATATAACGATAGAACAGATGCAGGAATTAGACAACAGATTTGATTTTACAGTTTCTACCAACTCTTATATCAATATGGTTTGGTATGAGCAGTCTATCCTACATGGCTATCATGGCAACAATGTCGATTCTAAAATTGCTGAATTCCTGAATACTGTTGGAAGACGTTGGTATGTAACAACACTTTTTAAAGCATTTAAAAAAGCGAATCGTACAGAAGAAGCTATAGCCATCTATAAGACAGCACGACCTAATTATCACTCGGTTACAGCAAATACAGTTGATGAATTGTTGGGAGTTGGTTCCAAATAA
- the meaB gene encoding methylmalonyl Co-A mutase-associated GTPase MeaB, whose protein sequence is MATHSHINPNLKRKKEAVNVERLFNELQSGQVSALSRAITLVESKASGDSAFAKAVLQQALPHSGKSFRLGITGVPGVGKSTFIESLGRQLIERGKKVAVLAIDPSSNISRGSILGDKTRMEELVKSDQAFIRPSPAGTTLGGVARKTREAIILCEAAGYDFIIVETVGVGQSETAVHSMTDFFLLLKLAGAGDDLQGIKRGIMEMADSIIINKADGDNQLAAKHARSEFKNAVHLMPDKDHGWPTQVLTCSGLNNIGITEVIEEIENYTTHSKANKSFTKKRHSQELYWFHQTVEDAIKTNFYNRPEVIAKLAVLEKEVLGKVKSPFDAASELLGL, encoded by the coding sequence TTGGCTACCCATTCACATATCAACCCTAATTTAAAACGCAAGAAAGAAGCTGTTAACGTGGAGCGCCTTTTTAACGAGCTGCAATCTGGACAGGTAAGTGCCTTGAGTCGAGCGATTACTTTAGTGGAGAGCAAGGCAAGTGGCGATTCCGCTTTCGCGAAAGCGGTATTACAACAAGCCCTACCCCATTCAGGAAAATCCTTTAGACTAGGAATCACTGGAGTCCCGGGAGTGGGGAAATCTACCTTTATAGAATCCTTGGGAAGACAGCTTATCGAACGCGGTAAAAAAGTGGCCGTACTTGCCATAGATCCATCAAGCAACATCTCACGAGGCAGTATTTTGGGAGATAAAACCAGAATGGAAGAACTCGTCAAAAGCGACCAAGCCTTTATAAGACCAAGTCCCGCTGGAACCACACTAGGCGGCGTGGCACGTAAAACCCGTGAGGCGATCATTCTCTGTGAAGCGGCAGGATACGACTTCATCATTGTAGAAACCGTGGGCGTGGGACAAAGCGAAACCGCAGTCCACAGCATGACCGACTTTTTCTTACTCTTAAAATTAGCTGGAGCTGGAGACGACCTACAAGGTATCAAACGCGGCATCATGGAAATGGCCGACTCCATCATCATCAATAAAGCCGATGGCGACAACCAACTGGCCGCAAAACACGCCCGTAGCGAATTCAAAAATGCCGTTCACCTCATGCCCGATAAAGACCACGGCTGGCCTACACAAGTGCTCACCTGTAGTGGTCTCAATAATATAGGAATCACAGAAGTTATTGAAGAAATAGAAAACTATACAACACACTCCAAAGCCAACAAAAGCTTTACCAAGAAACGCCACTCTCAAGAACTCTACTGGTTTCATCAAACCGTAGAAGACGCCATTAAAACCAACTTTTACAATCGACCAGAAGTCATCGCAAAACTAGCGGTGCTAGAAAAAGAGGTGTTGGGTAAAGTAAAAAGCCCTTTTGATGCGGCTAGTGAATTGCTGGGGTTGTGA